In Candidatus Paceibacterota bacterium, the following proteins share a genomic window:
- a CDS encoding ATP cone domain-containing protein, producing the protein MPEIYIVKSNGEKELFDYKKLETSLRKSGADDGIVRKIISDIGTEIKDGMTTAEIYKKAYSFLKKTHRPTALRYSLKKAVAQLGPTGFPFEKFIAEIFKAEGYETETNRIVKGKCVEHEIDIVAWKEGELIMTEAKFHTDFSLKSDLKIALYVKARYDDIFGQKYVFGGKERELTEGWIVTNTKFSSMAIQYDQCQPQLKLVGWNYPYNNNLHNMIERHELIPLTALTTINTAEKNMFLARGIILSKSLLDEQLLKDLNFDDKKIRDINLEIEELCKHCRIQTKK; encoded by the coding sequence ATGCCCGAAATATACATCGTAAAATCAAATGGCGAAAAAGAGCTTTTTGATTATAAAAAACTCGAAACTTCTCTTAGAAAATCTGGAGCAGATGATGGAATTGTAAGAAAAATAATATCCGATATCGGCACAGAAATAAAAGACGGCATGACGACCGCCGAGATTTATAAAAAGGCCTATTCTTTTTTAAAAAAAACACATAGACCGACAGCACTCCGATATTCTCTCAAAAAAGCCGTGGCACAACTCGGCCCAACAGGTTTTCCGTTTGAAAAATTCATTGCCGAGATATTCAAAGCCGAGGGATATGAGACAGAAACAAATAGGATTGTTAAGGGAAAGTGTGTTGAACATGAGATAGATATTGTGGCATGGAAGGAGGGTGAGCTTATTATGACTGAAGCCAAATTCCACACAGATTTTAGTCTCAAATCAGACTTAAAAATAGCTCTCTATGTGAAAGCAAGATATGATGATATTTTCGGCCAGAAATATGTGTTCGGCGGAAAAGAACGTGAGCTTACAGAGGGCTGGATTGTTACAAATACCAAATTCAGCTCCATGGCAATTCAATATGACCAGTGCCAACCCCAGCTTAAGCTTGTTGGTTGGAATTATCCTTATAATAATAACCTACATAACATGATAGAAAGACATGAACTTATTCCGCTTACCGCGCTTACAACGATCAATACCGCTGAAAAAAACATGTTTTTAGCACGAGGAATCATCCTTTCAAAGTCTCTTCTCGACGAACAACTTTTGAAAGATCTGAATTTTGACGATAAAAAAATCAGAGATATTAATCTGGAAATAGAGGAGCTTTGTAAACACTGTAGAATCCAGACAAAAAAATAA
- the rpsM gene encoding 30S ribosomal protein S13 — protein sequence MRIVGITIPDNKRLKIGLTVLYGIAQPRAKIILKEAGVDPEKKPAEITVDEEAKIKKSIEKLKIEGDLKREVGANIKRLKDIKSYRGGRHARKLPARGQRTKTNSRTLRGNTRKTMGTGRKAADKK from the coding sequence ATGCGTATAGTAGGAATAACAATACCAGACAATAAAAGATTAAAAATAGGCCTAACGGTGCTTTACGGCATCGCTCAACCACGTGCCAAAATAATCTTGAAAGAAGCCGGCGTTGATCCAGAAAAAAAACCAGCAGAGATCACAGTAGATGAAGAAGCTAAGATAAAGAAATCTATTGAAAAGCTAAAAATTGAAGGTGACTTGAAGAGAGAAGTCGGCGCAAACATAAAGAGACTCAAAGATATCAAAAGCTACCGAGGTGGAAGACACGCAAGAAAGCTCCCAGCAAGAGGTCAAAGGACAAAAACCAATTCAAGAACACTTAGAGGTAATACAAGAAAGACTATGGGAACTGGAAGAAAAGCGGCTGATAAAAAATAA
- the ychF gene encoding redox-regulated ATPase YchF yields MSLSIGIVGLPNVGKSTLFNALTKKAVACENYPFCTIDPSVGVVAVPDERLGKLSTFSKSAKTIPAAVEFVDIAGLVKGASAGEGLGNKFLTNIRETDAIAEVVRIFEDDNIIHVANKIEPLSDIETINLELILADLQTVTKRLGSIGSDIKRGNKEAVIENGALEKLKVVLEAGRLASTAFDPSQIKNQFDGASEKEIVEVKKLCLLTMKPILYILNKKAGGKNLDPEKSIGIDLGASEIEDPRWTALMRFFRETNSKYVIVDAGIEQELKDLEGADKKELREGLGVKDDGIDSLIKAGYDLLGLLTYFTTGEDETRAWTIKKGWTAPLAGTAIHQDFKDKFVRAEVIFWQDLLNAGSHGSAREKGLIRTEGKEYIVKDGDVIEFKI; encoded by the coding sequence ATGTCATTATCAATAGGAATAGTAGGTTTGCCAAATGTCGGGAAAAGTACACTTTTCAATGCGCTGACAAAAAAGGCGGTGGCGTGTGAAAATTATCCTTTTTGTACGATAGATCCATCTGTCGGTGTTGTTGCTGTGCCGGATGAAAGGCTCGGCAAGCTCTCTACTTTCTCAAAATCAGCAAAGACAATTCCTGCTGCAGTTGAGTTTGTAGATATTGCAGGGCTTGTAAAAGGCGCTTCGGCGGGTGAAGGGCTTGGCAATAAATTTCTTACAAACATTCGCGAGACGGATGCTATCGCTGAAGTCGTGCGTATTTTCGAAGATGACAATATTATCCATGTTGCAAATAAAATAGAACCACTTTCGGATATTGAGACGATAAATCTTGAGCTTATTCTCGCAGACCTTCAAACAGTCACGAAAAGGCTCGGTAGTATCGGAAGTGATATAAAAAGGGGAAATAAAGAAGCGGTAATAGAAAATGGTGCATTGGAGAAATTGAAAGTTGTTTTGGAAGCAGGAAGGTTGGCAAGTACAGCCTTTGACCCCAGTCAAATAAAAAATCAATTTGACGGGGCAAGTGAAAAGGAAATTGTAGAAGTCAAAAAACTTTGTCTTCTCACAATGAAGCCGATTTTGTATATTTTGAATAAAAAAGCTGGGGGGAAAAATCTCGACCCCGAAAAATCAATAGGAATTGATCTCGGGGCAAGTGAGATTGAAGACCCTCGCTGGACGGCATTAATGAGGTTTTTTAGAGAGACAAATTCAAAATATGTAATAGTAGATGCAGGTATTGAACAAGAACTCAAAGATCTAGAAGGTGCTGATAAAAAAGAATTGAGAGAAGGACTTGGTGTAAAAGACGATGGTATAGATAGTCTTATAAAAGCTGGCTATGATTTGCTCGGTTTGCTGACATATTTTACAACAGGAGAAGACGAAACTCGCGCTTGGACTATCAAAAAGGGCTGGACGGCACCCCTTGCCGGTACAGCGATTCACCAAGATTTCAAAGATAAATTTGTCCGTGCAGAAGTGATTTTCTGGCAAGATTTACTAAATGCTGGCTCACACGGAAGTGCTCGTGAAAAAGGTCTTATCCGCACGGAAGGGAAGGAATATATTGTAAAAGATGGGGATGTCATAGAGTTTAAGATATGA
- the infA gene encoding translation initiation factor IF-1, with protein sequence MQNQKIKPSAIGTVIEAFPNTLFKVNLEGEKGEVLAYLAGKMRMHRIRILIGDKVEVVLDEYGGKGRITRRF encoded by the coding sequence ATGCAGAATCAAAAAATTAAGCCCTCTGCCATAGGTACGGTTATAGAGGCCTTTCCGAACACTCTTTTTAAAGTAAATTTGGAAGGAGAAAAAGGAGAGGTTCTTGCTTATTTAGCCGGCAAGATGAGAATGCACAGAATCAGAATACTTATAGGCGATAAAGTTGAGGTAGTACTCGACGAATATGGCGGAAAGGGAAGAATAACAAGGAGATTTTAA
- a CDS encoding PD-(D/E)XK nuclease family protein has protein sequence MAFEYKKRTRGLYDPNDKEPFRLSRSKIDLFVQCPRCFYMDQRYGVGRPASFPFTLNNAVDLLMKKEFDIHRSAKTQHPLMKTYGIDAVPYDDPRMEEWRDAMRRGISCLHKPTNLILRGGVDDIWINKAGELIVVDYKATSKDEEITLDDEWKDGYKRQMEIYQWLFKQNNFKVSDTGYFVYVNGKTDRKAFDGKLEFDVTIIPYKGNTDWIEKVIIEMKKCLDADVPPKAGDKCEFCAYRKVAGQILMDISNEQKKKKVTKSGSTLF, from the coding sequence ATGGCTTTTGAATACAAGAAAAGGACAAGAGGTTTATATGATCCAAACGACAAGGAGCCTTTTCGTCTTTCTCGTTCTAAAATAGATCTCTTCGTACAGTGCCCAAGGTGTTTTTACATGGATCAGAGATATGGAGTTGGCAGACCAGCTTCTTTTCCATTTACACTAAATAATGCGGTAGATCTTCTAATGAAAAAAGAGTTTGATATTCACCGATCTGCTAAAACCCAGCATCCGCTGATGAAAACTTATGGCATAGATGCCGTGCCATACGATGACCCTCGTATGGAGGAGTGGCGCGATGCTATGCGAAGGGGAATATCTTGTCTTCACAAGCCAACAAATCTAATTTTACGTGGAGGTGTAGATGATATTTGGATAAATAAAGCAGGTGAGTTGATTGTAGTAGATTACAAAGCTACAAGCAAAGATGAGGAGATTACTTTAGACGACGAATGGAAAGACGGTTATAAACGCCAAATGGAAATATATCAGTGGCTTTTCAAGCAAAATAATTTTAAAGTCTCTGATACCGGGTATTTCGTATATGTAAACGGCAAAACAGACAGAAAAGCTTTTGATGGTAAGCTAGAATTCGACGTAACAATTATCCCTTACAAAGGTAATACCGATTGGATAGAAAAAGTTATTATAGAAATGAAAAAATGCCTCGATGCCGATGTTCCGCCGAAAGCGGGAGATAAATGTGAATTCTGTGCTTATAGAAAAGTTGCCGGTCAGATACTTATGGATATTTCAAATGAGCAAAAGAAGAAAAAGGTGACAAAATCCGGAAGTACTCTCTTCTAA
- the mnmA gene encoding tRNA 2-thiouridine(34) synthase MnmA encodes MKRDIKKVYVGISGGVDSSVSAGLLKKAGYDVTGVFIKTWHPDFVECTWREDRLDAMRVCAKLDIPFVTLDLEKEYKRDVADYMIAEYKTGRTPNPDVMCNKYVKFGAFFDWAMEQGTDFVATGHYAKTKYVLPKDSSLEHGLAPQREATLKSRPRSSASESRHPAHSACEVSKDESFDRTLLLAGNDKNKDQSYFLWTLTQKQLSKTLFPVGDIEKPEVREIAKRLGLSTSDKKDSQGVCFLGEIDIKEFLKNYIKEKSGEVLNESGKIIGEHDGAFFLTIGQRHGFKITEKTPNDSPYYIVDKNIEKNTILVSQDKNKIKEKESKIVHIKNVNWIYEKAPDLSKIYSARIRYRQPLEECRIVKSGEGFELYFTNPQKAITPGQSAVIYDGEVCLGGGIIR; translated from the coding sequence GTGAAAAGAGATATTAAAAAAGTATATGTGGGAATATCTGGAGGTGTAGATTCTTCTGTCTCTGCCGGGCTACTCAAAAAAGCAGGATATGATGTCACGGGAGTCTTTATAAAGACATGGCATCCGGATTTTGTAGAATGTACTTGGCGAGAAGATAGACTTGATGCCATGAGAGTTTGTGCAAAACTTGATATTCCTTTTGTCACGCTTGATCTTGAAAAAGAATATAAAAGAGATGTGGCCGACTATATGATAGCTGAATACAAAACCGGTAGGACGCCAAACCCGGATGTAATGTGCAATAAATATGTAAAATTTGGTGCTTTCTTTGATTGGGCTATGGAGCAAGGGACGGATTTTGTGGCGACAGGGCATTATGCAAAAACTAAATATGTCCTACCAAAGGACTCATCCTTGGAGCACGGGTTGGCTCCCCAGCGGGAAGCCACCCTCAAGTCTCGGCCTCGCTCGTCTGCTTCAGAAAGCAGACACCCTGCCCACTCGGCCTGCGAAGTCTCCAAAGATGAATCCTTTGATAGGACATTACTACTCGCAGGGAATGATAAGAATAAAGATCAGTCGTATTTTCTTTGGACACTTACGCAAAAACAGCTTTCCAAGACACTTTTTCCTGTTGGAGATATTGAAAAGCCGGAAGTAAGAGAAATTGCGAAAAGGCTAGGGCTTTCAACTTCAGACAAAAAAGATAGTCAGGGTGTGTGTTTCTTGGGCGAAATAGATATAAAAGAATTTTTGAAAAATTATATAAAAGAAAAGAGTGGGGAAGTCTTAAATGAATCGGGGAAGATAATCGGAGAACATGATGGAGCCTTTTTCCTAACTATCGGCCAAAGACATGGTTTCAAAATTACAGAGAAAACTCCAAATGATTCGCCATATTATATAGTAGATAAAAATATTGAAAAAAATACGATACTAGTTTCCCAAGATAAGAATAAGATAAAAGAAAAAGAGTCAAAAATTGTTCATATAAAAAATGTAAATTGGATTTACGAAAAGGCACCAGACTTATCAAAAATATATTCAGCAAGAATAAGATACAGGCAGCCGTTGGAGGAATGCAGGATAGTCAAGAGTGGTGAAGGTTTTGAATTGTATTTTACCAATCCCCAAAAAGCTATTACGCCGGGGCAATCTGCCGTGATTTATGATGGGGAAGTGTGTCTCGGAGGAGGGATAATCCGCTAG
- a CDS encoding PEP-utilizing enzyme: protein MNKYIFEKSYTRDTTILIQQIWAQQLSRGIKEKLGWQNPFLPIIIHHMIDGVVEVWDNQFATQWLKDKLLEQNLGNPDLLKTSLNEYRAQLSIIKEYWQNKSAKDIKEFREYLILLQELMFNFNLWYYTVTNEKTPKRITDEILDIRKDDTFFASNDIYIGNTIRELFPKIAKYTNVILSEEIESLPSEDELIKRMNNSSLIDGDILFVGSQEEFSKKYKQCKLNIERITENIKHVKGQVAFKGIVQGKVRILRRRDQVKDIQKDEIIVSPMTTPDFLPAMLKAAGFVTDEGGITCHAAIVARELKKPCIIGTKIATQVFKDGDLIEVDADKGIVRIINK from the coding sequence ATGAATAAATATATATTTGAAAAAAGCTACACTAGAGATACAACGATCCTTATTCAACAGATTTGGGCACAACAACTCTCGAGAGGAATCAAAGAAAAACTTGGCTGGCAGAATCCATTCTTACCAATAATTATTCACCACATGATTGATGGTGTAGTAGAGGTTTGGGATAATCAGTTTGCGACACAGTGGCTTAAGGATAAACTACTTGAGCAGAATCTAGGTAATCCTGATCTTCTAAAGACGTCTCTTAATGAATATCGAGCCCAATTATCGATTATAAAAGAATATTGGCAAAATAAATCGGCAAAAGACATAAAGGAGTTTAGGGAATATCTGATTCTCTTACAAGAATTAATGTTCAATTTTAATTTGTGGTACTACACCGTGACAAATGAGAAAACGCCAAAACGTATTACAGATGAGATCCTAGACATAAGGAAAGATGACACTTTCTTTGCGTCTAACGATATCTATATAGGTAATACGATTCGTGAACTATTCCCCAAAATAGCTAAATATACAAACGTTATTCTATCTGAAGAGATTGAATCTTTACCATCTGAAGACGAGCTTATTAAACGTATGAATAACTCTTCACTAATTGATGGGGACATTCTTTTCGTCGGTAGCCAAGAAGAATTTTCAAAAAAGTATAAACAATGTAAATTAAATATTGAACGTATAACAGAAAATATTAAGCATGTAAAAGGTCAAGTCGCTTTTAAGGGTATAGTGCAGGGTAAGGTCAGAATCCTTCGACGTAGAGACCAAGTAAAAGATATTCAAAAAGATGAAATTATTGTATCACCAATGACTACTCCAGATTTTCTTCCGGCCATGCTCAAGGCTGCCGGCTTTGTCACAGATGAGGGTGGCATTACTTGCCATGCGGCAATAGTGGCTCGCGAATTAAAGAAACCTTGTATAATAGGTACCAAAATCGCCACACAAGTTTTTAAAGACGGTGATTTAATAGAAGTCGATGCGGATAAAGGAATCGTAAGAATAATTAATAAATAA
- a CDS encoding alanine--tRNA ligase — protein MKSADIRQRYLKFFEKRGHKIIPSASLIPENDPSSLFTTAGMQPLVPYLLGQKHPAGNRLVNVQKCVRTGDIDEVGDNRHLTFFEMMGNWSLGDYFKKESIAWSLEFLTSREEGLGLDPKRLYVTVFKGEDGIPRDEDSISIWKENFSKFNIKAEVAGTDEIIKGDIKIIPLGKEDNFWIAGSVGPCGGDTEMFYDTRPEEGAINGKFADLVKSGRIIEIWNNVFMEFNKAADGKYEKLAKPNVDTGMGLERTTVVMQGKTTVFDTDIFEEILTEIRNKAQKKDERAERIVADHIRSAVMIIADGVNPSNTEAGYVLRRIMRRAIRFIDQLGIPKEEILNLAKIVIDKLNYAYPYLKEKEGEILDVIKKEDEKFRKTLQKGLKILNTEITVQNYIPGKALTAVDVSDGFTPCNLTGEFFFDLYQNNGFPFELAIEELRNKGRIIPDWEFKEIEFQFNEEMKKHQEISKAGSEQKFKGGLAGTGEMETKYHTATHLLLASLRHVLKGEIAQKGSNITAERMRFDFNWPEKVPTDKLKEVENLVNQKIAEKIPVEMKELPKEEAKKIVTTLSFDLSKYGDIVKVYKVGDFSTEFCGGPHVKNTGELGHFKIVKEEASSAGVRRIKAVLES, from the coding sequence ATGAAATCCGCAGATATCCGACAAAGATATTTAAAATTTTTTGAAAAAAGGGGACATAAAATAATCCCTTCAGCATCTCTTATCCCTGAAAATGACCCTTCTTCACTATTCACAACAGCAGGTATGCAACCTCTCGTGCCGTATTTGCTTGGCCAGAAACACCCTGCTGGCAACCGCCTAGTAAATGTCCAAAAATGCGTTCGCACAGGTGATATAGACGAGGTAGGAGACAATCGCCATCTTACTTTTTTTGAAATGATGGGAAATTGGTCGCTCGGAGATTATTTTAAAAAAGAATCTATTGCTTGGAGCCTTGAGTTTCTCACGAGTAGAGAAGAAGGCCTTGGACTTGATCCGAAAAGGCTTTATGTAACGGTTTTCAAAGGTGAAGATGGCATACCGCGCGATGAAGACTCTATTTCAATATGGAAAGAAAATTTCTCAAAATTCAATATCAAAGCCGAAGTCGCAGGTACAGATGAAATTATAAAAGGGGACATAAAGATAATTCCTCTCGGAAAAGAAGATAATTTTTGGATTGCAGGATCTGTCGGCCCTTGCGGTGGAGACACGGAAATGTTTTATGATACTCGCCCAGAAGAAGGCGCTATAAACGGCAAGTTTGCCGACCTAGTAAAATCCGGCCGAATCATTGAAATCTGGAACAATGTTTTCATGGAATTCAATAAAGCCGCCGATGGAAAATACGAAAAACTCGCAAAACCAAATGTAGACACCGGAATGGGACTCGAAAGGACTACTGTTGTAATGCAAGGAAAGACTACAGTTTTTGATACTGACATCTTTGAAGAAATCCTTACTGAAATAAGAAATAAAGCGCAGAAAAAAGACGAAAGAGCGGAGAGAATAGTCGCAGACCATATTCGTTCGGCTGTTATGATAATCGCCGACGGAGTAAACCCGTCAAATACCGAGGCAGGATATGTTTTGAGAAGAATAATGCGAAGAGCTATAAGATTTATAGATCAACTAGGTATTCCAAAAGAGGAGATTCTGAATCTAGCAAAAATAGTGATTGATAAATTGAATTACGCTTATCCTTATCTTAAAGAAAAGGAAGGGGAGATTTTGGATGTGATTAAAAAAGAGGATGAGAAATTTAGGAAGACTCTTCAAAAAGGCTTAAAGATTTTAAATACAGAAATCACAGTGCAAAATTACATACCAGGAAAGGCTTTAACTGCTGTTGATGTAAGTGATGGTTTTACGCCGTGCAATCTAACTGGTGAATTCTTTTTTGATTTATACCAGAATAATGGTTTCCCATTTGAGTTAGCAATTGAAGAATTAAGGAATAAAGGAAGAATAATTCCAGATTGGGAGTTTAAAGAAATCGAATTTCAGTTTAATGAAGAGATGAAAAAACACCAAGAAATCTCAAAAGCTGGTTCCGAACAGAAATTCAAAGGCGGGCTTGCTGGCACAGGAGAAATGGAAACGAAATATCATACAGCGACACATTTACTTTTGGCATCATTGAGACATGTGCTGAAAGGCGAAATCGCGCAAAAAGGAAGTAATATCACCGCCGAGAGGATGCGTTTCGACTTTAATTGGCCGGAAAAAGTGCCGACAGATAAATTGAAAGAAGTTGAAAATCTAGTAAATCAAAAAATTGCCGAAAAAATCCCTGTCGAAATGAAAGAATTACCTAAAGAAGAAGCAAAGAAAATCGTCACCACGCTTTCTTTCGATCTTTCAAAATACGGAGATATTGTAAAAGTCTATAAAGTAGGGGATTTCAGCACTGAATTCTGCGGTGGCCCTCATGTCAAAAATACCGGCGAGCTCGGCCATTTCAAAATCGTGAAGGAAGAAGCTTCGAGTGCAGGTGTCAGAAGAATAAAAGCGGTTTTGGAAAGCTAA
- the rpmJ gene encoding 50S ribosomal protein L36 encodes MRVKASVKKICAKCKTVRRKGRVYVTCTSNPRHKQRQG; translated from the coding sequence ATGAGAGTAAAAGCATCAGTAAAAAAGATTTGTGCAAAATGTAAGACCGTTAGAAGAAAGGGTCGAGTTTATGTAACCTGTACATCGAACCCTCGACACAAGCAAAGACAAGGGTAG